Proteins encoded within one genomic window of Manduca sexta isolate Smith_Timp_Sample1 chromosome 18, JHU_Msex_v1.0, whole genome shotgun sequence:
- the LOC119189712 gene encoding uncharacterized protein LOC119189712 isoform X1 produces MKFANINLDKIKRKQTTEQMMTTKKSKIITRKKDSTENYDILQDLQPLFPAESNETETTISMSALIDKIGSKFKFKFVNNNASTKTSDNKAPTQKQPNVGKKISTKKKAKTQHHTTSLGREADDSITEPRICNIKATRQHILDIRKEMPIKDFEEYVTNVSCQKYESVPKAIFIGKTRYNDNKNMRKWCWIRDRRSLFRSKSKPKGTAKRISRVISSEFEVFYRGEHGIYKQNMRSKRCAGSRDSLNELRNLPRFYDSENEIYALAGDKVNISCFDDSKQTINDRPPVKYAWKAERDCMLDYNNVVVDGDVINIVGVQAKNNGYYICKSSGIMKRDVKLAVLTLPNLVLLSTLLYRKETECTHDDLKRLELLGPEISKEVFQRQSYVKIDSPVCLEDKTDGKIKIRALASVDCRRPAVDCSVSCRRDLQTVFASMCAENVPALATIGVMLLRDGVNYTWRPSKYHKRSVITRSLRGRIVRHNVYFTIK; encoded by the exons ATGAAGTTTGCAAATATCAatttagacaaaataaaaaggaagcaaACAACCGAACAAATgat gaCAACAAAGAAATCGAAAATAATAACTAGAAAAAAAGACAGTACCGAGAATTATGATATTCTACAAGACCTGCAGCCCCTATTCCCAGCAGAATCAAACGAAACTGAAACGACAATATCCATGTCTGCTCTAATCGACAAAATCggcagtaaatttaaatttaaatttgttaataataacgCAAGTACAAAGACTAGTGATAACAAG GCACCTACCCAGAAACAGCCCAATGTGGGCAAAAAGATATCAACAAAAAAGAAAGCGAAAACGCAGCATCACACCACTTCTCTAGGAAGAG AGGCCGATGATTCAATTACGGagccccgtatttgtaacattaaaGCCACAAGACAGCACATCCTAGACATACGAAAAGAAATGCCAATAAAAGACTTCGAAGAGTATGTTACCAATGTCTCTTGCCAAAAGTATGAATCAGTACCAAAAGCTATTTTCATTGGAAAGACAagatataatgataataaaaacatgaGAAAGTGGTGTTGGATTCGTGATAGAAGATCTCTCTTTCGCTCAAagtcaaaacccaaaggcactgCAAAAAGAATATCGCGAGTGATTAGTTCCGAATTTGAAGTATTCTATAGAGGAGAACAtggtatttataaacaaaatatgagaAGTAAGAGATGTGCTGGTTCCAGAGATAGTTTAAACGAATTAAGAAATCTACCTCGGTTTTATGACAGTGAG AACGAAATATACGCTCTAGCCGGAGACAAGGTCAACATCAGTTGTTTCGATGACTCTAAACAAACTATTAATGATCGACCTCCAGTGAAATATGCATGGAAAGCAGAAAGAGATTGCATGTTGGATTATAATAACGTAGTGGTTGATGGCGATGTGATTAACATCGTTGGTGTACAAGCAAAGAACAATGGATATTATATTTGCAAG agcaGCGGCATAATGAAAAGAGACGTAAAATTAGCTGTACTAACGCTTCCTAACTTAGTTTTGCTTTCGACATTATTATACAGAAAGGAAACCGAATGTACACACGAT GATTTAAAAAGATTAGAGTTGTTGGGTCCTGAAATATCCAAAGAAGTTTTCCAGAGGCAAAGTTATGTCAAGATAGACAGTCCCGTTTGCTTAGAGGATAAA ACGGATGGCAAAATTAAAATCAGAGCATTAGCATCAGTTGATTGCCGACGGCCTGCAGTAGACTGTAGTGTGTCGTGCAGAAGGGACTTGCAAACCGTTTTCGCTTCAATGTGCGCTGAAAATGTCCCTGCACTAGCTACTATTGgag TTATGTTATTGAGAGACGGAGTAAACTATACTTGGAGACCTTCAAAATACCATAAACGATCTGTCATTACAAGAAGTCTAAGAGGTAGGATAGTACgtcataatgtttattttacaattaaatag
- the LOC119189660 gene encoding LOW QUALITY PROTEIN: glutamate decarboxylase-like (The sequence of the model RefSeq protein was modified relative to this genomic sequence to represent the inferred CDS: substituted 1 base at 1 genomic stop codon): MGQPETIVQCDGHPHFFNQLSCGLDIISLAGEWLTAAANTNMFTYEIAPVFILMENIVLEKMRSMIGWKTGDSILAPGGSVSNLYAFLAARHRKFPQYKEKGLSSIPGQLVMFTSDQCHYSVKSCASVCGLGTDYCVCVPSDERGRMIPAQLERLVRYHKDKGNVPFFVNATSGTTVLGAFDPLMEIADICQKYDMWMHVDAAWGGGLLFSKKYRHPRLTGIERADSVTWNPHKLMGTLLQCSTVHFKYEGILLSCNAMSAEYLFMTDKIYDPRYDTGDKVIQCGRHNDIFKLWLQWRGKGTSGFERLMDRLMELSEYMVRRIKEQPDKFHLILEPEMVNVSFWYLPKQLRGIPHDANKELRLGRXGRVCAKLKGKMMQAGTIMVGYQPDDRRPNFFRNIISSAAVTEKDVDFLLSEMDRLGQDIVVE; the protein is encoded by the exons GTCACCCGCACTTCTTCAACCAGCTGTCCTGCGGCCTGGATATCATTTCTCTAGCAGGAGAGTGGCTCACCGCGGCCGCCAACACCAACATGTTCACGTACGAGATAGCGCCCGTGTTTATCCTCATGGAGAACATCGTGTTGGAGAAGATGAGGAGCATGATCGGCTGGAAGACTGGCGACTCTATTCTGGCTCCTG GCGGTTCCGTGTCGAATTTGTACGCGTTCCTGGCCGCTCGCCACCGCAAGTTCCCGCAGTATAAGGAGAAGGGACTCTCCAGCATCCCGGGACAACTTGTCATGTTCACCTCAGATCAG TGCCACTACTCGGTGAAGTCGTGTGCGTCCGTGTGCGGCCTCGGCACCGACTACTGCGTATGCGTGCCGTCCGACGAGCGCGGGCGCATGATCCCCGCGCAGCTCGAGCGGCTCGTCAGATACCACAAGGACAAGGGGAAC GTGCCATTCTTCGTGAACGCGACATCAGGCACGACTGTGCTCGGCGCTTTTGACCCACTGATGGAGATAGCGGACATCTGCCAGAAGTACGACATGTGGATGCATGTTGAT GCTGCCTGGGGAGGCGGTCTTCTGTTTTCCAAGAAATACCGTCATCCACGTCTTACAGGCATCGAAAG GGCTGATTCCGTGACATGGAATCCGCACAAGTTGATGGGTACCCTGCTGCAGTGCTCCACGGTCCATTTCAAATACGAG GGTATCCTGCTGAGCTGCAATGCGATGTCAGCTGAATACCTGTTCATGACGGACAAGATCTACGACCCGCGGTACGACACCGGCGACAAGGTGATCCAGTGCGGTCGTCACAATGATATCTTCAAGCTGTGGCTGCAGTGGCGTGGAAAG GGTACCTCTGGCTTCGAACGCCTGATGGACCGTCTGATGGAGCTGTCGGAGTACATGGTGCGCCGCATCAAGGAGCAGCCCGACAAGTTCCACCTGATCCTCGAGCCCGAGATGGTGAACGTCTCCTTctggtacctgccgaagcagctgCGCGGCATCCCGCATGACGCTAACAAGGAACTGCGGCTTGGAAGGTGAGGAAGG GTTTGCGCCAAGCTGAAGGGCAAGATGATGCAGGCCGGCACCATCATGGTGGGCTACCAGCCTGACGACCGTCGTCCTAACTTCTTCAG gaATATCATATCCTCGGCCGCCGTCACCGAGAAAGATGTGGACTTCCTCCTGTCGGAGATGGACCGTCTTGGCCAGGACATTGTAGTCGAATAA
- the LOC119189671 gene encoding BTB/POZ domain-containing protein 10-like: MSDSQAKGQEAMNDRRSFFYPDSSSDTEEYRRDNEERRKRLSKRTGLNIRPRLSTMPPKNLSSNNPTPSTSTAQEPPKNGPKSQNQLCDDRITLVVDNTRFVVDPAQFTAHPNTMLGRMFSSGLEFTHPNERGEYEVAEGISATVFRAILEYYRGGTIRCPPTVSVQELREACDYLLVPFDANTVRCQNLRGLLHELSNEGARRQFESFLERLILPLMVHSAQRGDRECHVVVLLDDDAVEWDEQYPPQMGDEYSQTVLSTPLYRFFKYIENRDVAKQVMKERGLKKIRLGVEGYPTYKEKVRKRPGGRAEVIYNYVQRPFIHMSWEKEEAKSRHVDFQCFKSKSVTNLAEATADPAIELEPSCASRGGKRWSCRTRPMRSHSDRAGSTALPAPGSACCAGCERPRHPRHQASRSASAFQFISHRNVLRVFLQKRVLG, translated from the exons ATGTCAGACTCCCAAGCGAAAGGCCAAGAGGCCATGAATGACAGACGTTCGTTTTTCTACCCAGACAGTAGTAGTGACACCGAAGAATACAGAAGGGACAACGAAGAACGTCGCAAGCGTTTGTCGAAGCGTACAGGGCTGAATATACGTCCGCGTTTATCTACAATGCCACCTAAGAACCTTAGCTCGAACAACCCGACGCCTTCCACGTCCACGGCCCAGGAACCACCCAAAAACGGTCCTAAGAGCCAGAACCAGCTGTGTGACGACAGGATCACACTCGTGGTGGACAACACGAGATTCGTAGTGGACCCCGCGCAGTTCACAGCTCACCCTAATACAATGCTTGGAAGGATGTTTAGTTCTG GTCTGGAATTTACACACCCAAATGAGCGTGGGGAATATGAAGTTGCTGAGGGTATTTCGGCAACGGTGTTCCGCGCCATTCTGGAGTACTACAGAGGTGGCACTATCCGCTGCCCTCCAACTGTCTCAGTGCAAGAGCTCCGCGAGGCTTGCGACTACCTGCTCGTGCCGTTTGATGCCAACACTGTGCGCTGCCAG AACCTGCGCGGCCTTCTACACGAGTTGTCCAATGAAGGCGCTCGCCGTCAGTTCGAGTCATTCCTGGAGCGTCTCATACTGCCGCTGATGGTGCACTCGGCGCAGCGTGGCGACCGCGAGTGCCACGTGGTGGTGCTGCTTGACGACGACGCCGTTGAGTGGGACGAGCAGTATCCGCCGCAAATGGGCGACGAGTACAGTCAAACAGTGCTCTCTACACCTCTATACAGGTTTTTCAAATATATCGAGAACAG GGATGTGGCCAAACAAGTAATGAAGGAACGTGGTTTGAAGAAGATCCGTCTGGGTGTAGAGGGCTACCCAACATACAAAGAAAAAGTTCGCAAACGACCGGGCGGCCGCGCTGAGGTCATATACAACTACGTACAGCGACCATTCATTCATATGTCTTGGGAAAAGGAGGAGGCCAAGAGCCGCCATGTTGATTTCCAATGCTTCAAATCGAAATCTGTTACAAACCTGGCCGAGGCCACAGCTGACCCCGCTATTGAGCTAGAACCGAGCTGCGCTTCGCGAGGAGGGAAGCGTTGGAGCTGCCGGACGCGCCCGATGAGGAGCCACAGTGATCGCGCCGGCTCTACCGCCCTGCCGGCGCCTGGCTCGGCCTGTTGTGCTGGTTGTGAGCGGCCGCGACACCCACGCCACCAGGCGAGCCGGTCTGCAAGCGCATTCCAGTTTATCTCACATAGGAATGTTTTGCGAGTGTTCCTCCAAAAACGCGTGTTAGGCTGA
- the LOC119189661 gene encoding uncharacterized protein LOC119189661 translates to MLDYNNVVVDGDVINIVGVQAKNNGYYICKSSGIMKRDVKLAVLTLPNLVLLSTLLYRKETECTHDDLKRLELLGPEISKEVFQRQSYVKIDSPVCLEDKTDGKIKIRALASVDCRRPAVDCSVSCRRDLQTVFASMCAENVPALATIGVMLLRDGVNYTWRPSKYHKRSVITRSLRDIGNRHDIQYPKEPGSIKLLVSCPAGYRLLSRHKVCAACPERTFAKEGDNACSVCPRGSYSAPGSDRCRAVTRSRRYDWWMCPPCGYGVAALVGLCC, encoded by the exons ATGTTGGATTATAATAACGTAGTGGTTGATGGCGATGTGATTAACATCGTTGGTGTACAAGCAAAGAACAATGGATATTATATTTGCAAG AGCAGCGGCATAATGAAAAGAGACGTAAAATTAGCTGTACTAACGCTTCCTAACTTAGTTTTGCTTTCGACATTATTATACAGAAAGGAAACCGAATGTACACACGAT GATTTAAAAAGATTAGAGTTGTTGGGTCCTGAAATATCCAAAGAAGTTTTCCAGAGGCAAAGTTATGTCAAGATAGACAGTCCCGTTTGCTTAGAGGATAAA ACGGATGGCAAAATTAAAATCAGAGCATTAGCATCAGTTGATTGCCGACGGCCTGCAGTAGACTGTAGTGTGTCGTGCAGAAGGGACTTGCAAACCGTTTTCGCTTCAATGTGCGCTGAAAATGTCCCTGCACTAGCTACTATTGgag TTATGTTATTGAGAGACGGAGTAAACTATACTTGGAGACCTTCAAAATACCATAAACGATCTGTTATTACAAGAAGTCTAAGAG atattggCAATCGTCATGACATCCAATATCCCAAAGAACCTGGAAGTATTAAATTGTTGGTCTCCTGTCCTGCTGGTTATCGGTTATTGTCACGTCATAAAGTTTGTG CCGCATGTCCAGAGAGAACTTTCGCGAAGGAGGGAGATAACGCATGTTCAGTATGCCCTCGCGGCTCGTACTCCGCGCCCGGCTCTGATAGATGTCGTGCTGTCACCAGGTCGCGTAGGTACGAT TGGTGGATGTGCCCCCCATGCGGCTACGGCGTGGCGGCTTTGGTGGGCCTGTGTTGTTAG
- the LOC119189712 gene encoding uncharacterized protein LOC119189712 isoform X2: protein MKFANINLDKIKRKQTTEQMMTTKKSKIITRKKDSTENYDILQDLQPLFPAESNETETTISMSALIDKIGSKFKFKFVNNNASTKTSDNKAPTQKQPNVGKKISTKKKAKTQHHTTSLGREADDSITEPRICNIKATRQHILDIRKEMPIKDFEEYVTNVSCQKYESVPKAIFIGKTRYNDNKNMRKWCWIRDRRSLFRSKSKPKGTAKRISRVISSEFEVFYRGEHGIYKQNMRSKRCAGSRDSLNELRNLPRFYDSENEIYALAGDKVNISCFDDSKQTINDRPPVKYAWKAERDCMLDYNNVVVDGDVINIVGVQAKNNGYYICKDLKRLELLGPEISKEVFQRQSYVKIDSPVCLEDKTDGKIKIRALASVDCRRPAVDCSVSCRRDLQTVFASMCAENVPALATIGVMLLRDGVNYTWRPSKYHKRSVITRSLRGRIVRHNVYFTIK, encoded by the exons ATGAAGTTTGCAAATATCAatttagacaaaataaaaaggaagcaaACAACCGAACAAATgat gaCAACAAAGAAATCGAAAATAATAACTAGAAAAAAAGACAGTACCGAGAATTATGATATTCTACAAGACCTGCAGCCCCTATTCCCAGCAGAATCAAACGAAACTGAAACGACAATATCCATGTCTGCTCTAATCGACAAAATCggcagtaaatttaaatttaaatttgttaataataacgCAAGTACAAAGACTAGTGATAACAAG GCACCTACCCAGAAACAGCCCAATGTGGGCAAAAAGATATCAACAAAAAAGAAAGCGAAAACGCAGCATCACACCACTTCTCTAGGAAGAG AGGCCGATGATTCAATTACGGagccccgtatttgtaacattaaaGCCACAAGACAGCACATCCTAGACATACGAAAAGAAATGCCAATAAAAGACTTCGAAGAGTATGTTACCAATGTCTCTTGCCAAAAGTATGAATCAGTACCAAAAGCTATTTTCATTGGAAAGACAagatataatgataataaaaacatgaGAAAGTGGTGTTGGATTCGTGATAGAAGATCTCTCTTTCGCTCAAagtcaaaacccaaaggcactgCAAAAAGAATATCGCGAGTGATTAGTTCCGAATTTGAAGTATTCTATAGAGGAGAACAtggtatttataaacaaaatatgagaAGTAAGAGATGTGCTGGTTCCAGAGATAGTTTAAACGAATTAAGAAATCTACCTCGGTTTTATGACAGTGAG AACGAAATATACGCTCTAGCCGGAGACAAGGTCAACATCAGTTGTTTCGATGACTCTAAACAAACTATTAATGATCGACCTCCAGTGAAATATGCATGGAAAGCAGAAAGAGATTGCATGTTGGATTATAATAACGTAGTGGTTGATGGCGATGTGATTAACATCGTTGGTGTACAAGCAAAGAACAATGGATATTATATTTGCAAG GATTTAAAAAGATTAGAGTTGTTGGGTCCTGAAATATCCAAAGAAGTTTTCCAGAGGCAAAGTTATGTCAAGATAGACAGTCCCGTTTGCTTAGAGGATAAA ACGGATGGCAAAATTAAAATCAGAGCATTAGCATCAGTTGATTGCCGACGGCCTGCAGTAGACTGTAGTGTGTCGTGCAGAAGGGACTTGCAAACCGTTTTCGCTTCAATGTGCGCTGAAAATGTCCCTGCACTAGCTACTATTGgag TTATGTTATTGAGAGACGGAGTAAACTATACTTGGAGACCTTCAAAATACCATAAACGATCTGTCATTACAAGAAGTCTAAGAGGTAGGATAGTACgtcataatgtttattttacaattaaatag